GCGGTCGAGCGCGATCGTGAGCGTGGTGTCGCCGGGCTCCGGCGCGATCTCCTCGTCGAACGCGTCGAAGTCGAACAGGCCCGGCTGCGCGGGCGCCTCGGCTTCCAGCTCCTCCGCCGCCGCGGTCACGGGATCGGCCGCGCGCTCGGCGTCGGCCGCGACGGCGGCCGTCTCCGTCGTGTCGTCGGGGGAGGCGGCGCCCTCGTCGGCGTCGTGGCCCGCCCAGCCCGGGCCGGCGGGGATCGCGCTCCGGCCCTGGAACGCGGTCGCCACCGCCCGCGCCCGCACGTCGGCGGCCTCGTTGAGCGGGTGGTTCGCGTGGCCCTTGACCCACTCGAAGCGGTAGCGGCGGCCCTGGATCTCGGCGTCGATCTCCTTGAGCAGCTCGACGTTGAGCACCGGCTTGCCGTCGCCCTTCCGCCAGCCCTTCCGCTTCCACCCGGGCATCCACTTGGTGACCGAGTTGATGACGTACTGGCTGTCGCAGAGCACGAGCAGGTCGTCGTCGAGGTGCGCGGTGGCCCGGAACAGCTCGAGCACCGCCTTGAGCTCGCCCTGGTTGTTGGTCGCGTGCGCCCATCCGCCCGCGGCCCAGTGCTCGTCGTCGACGTACCAGGCCCAGCCGGCGGGTCCGGGGTTGCCGAGCGCGGATCCGTCTGCCGCGGCGGTGATCGTCACAGGTGGTGCCTCTCGTCGGGTGGACGACCAGTCTGCCGCAGCCGTCCGGCCGTGGTCGGCCGCCTCCCCGGTCGGAGGCGATCCGGCACCCATGCGCCGTGTGACAGTCACATGTGACAATGTGACAGCTGCGCCAGGAGGCGTCGCCGGGCGGACGCCCGGACGGAGACGGGGTCGATGATGA
This genomic interval from Clavibacter michiganensis contains the following:
- a CDS encoding RNase H family protein, translated to MTITAAADGSALGNPGPAGWAWYVDDEHWAAGGWAHATNNQGELKAVLELFRATAHLDDDLLVLCDSQYVINSVTKWMPGWKRKGWRKGDGKPVLNVELLKEIDAEIQGRRYRFEWVKGHANHPLNEAADVRARAVATAFQGRSAIPAGPGWAGHDADEGAASPDDTTETAAVAADAERAADPVTAAAEELEAEAPAQPGLFDFDAFDEEIAPEPGDTTLTIALDRDTMARLSAHARERGVSVDEAVRELLP